One Hordeum vulgare subsp. vulgare chromosome 4H, MorexV3_pseudomolecules_assembly, whole genome shotgun sequence DNA window includes the following coding sequences:
- the LOC123447450 gene encoding coatomer subunit alpha-3 yields MLTKFETKSNRVKGLSFHPRRPWILASLHSGVIQMWDYRMGTLLDRFDEHDGPVRGVHFHATQPLFVSGGDDYKIKVWNYKTHRCLFTLTGHLDYIRTVQFHHEYPWIVSASDDQTIRIWNWQSRTCVAVLTGHNHYVMCASFHPKEDLVVSASLDQTVRVWDIGALRKKTVSPADDIMRLTQMNTDLFGGVDAVVKYVLEGHDRGVNWASFHPTLPLIVSGADDRQVKLWRMNDTKAWEVDTLRGHMNNVSCVMFHAKQDIIVSNSEDKSIRIWDATKRTGIQTFRREHDRFWILAAHPEMNLLAAGHDSGMIVFKLERERPAFSVSADTVFYVKDRFLRFFEYSTQKEVQVAPIRRPGSVSLNQSPRTLSYSPTENAVLICSDVDGGSYDLYIVPKDSAGRADYLQEAKKGAGGSAVFVARNRFAVLEKSSNQVLVKNLKNEIVKKSPLPIATDAIYYAGTGSLLCKAEDRVTIFDLQQRLVLGELQAPGVKYVVWSGDMEYVALLSKHAVVIASKKLVHRSTLHETIRVKSGAWDENGVFIYSTLNHIKYCLPNGDSGIIKTLDVPVYITRVIGNNIFCLDRDGKNKLITVDASEYIFKLALLRKRYDHVMSMIKSSQLCGQAVISYLQQKGFPEVALHFVKDEKTRFNLALESGNIQIAVASAKEIDDKDHWYRLGIEALRQGNVGIVEYAYQRTKNFERLTFLYLITGYMDKVGFMCKIAGQNNNLMGQFHNALYLGDARKRAEILENAGQLPLAYVTAATHGLTEIAERLAAELGENVPSLPEGKTRSLLIPPAPLISSVDWPLLRVMRGIFEGGLDATGRAEVEEDDEAAGADWGDEDLDIVDASDALANGGDGFDPEEGEANEEDGEEGGWDLEDLELPESETPKAAGNARSTVFVAPAPGMPVSQIWTQKSSLAGEHAAAGNFDTAMRLLSRQLGIKNFAPLKPLFLDLHMGSHSYLRALATAPVISIAVEKGWSESSSPNVRGPPALIFTFSQMEDRLKAAYKATTEGKFPEALRQFLSILHTIPLIVVDSRREVDEVKELIEIVREYVLGLRMELKRKELKDNVNRQQELAAYFTNCKLQRVHMRLVLSNAMALCYKQKNFATAEHFARLLLENSPNEVQAKKARQVQQQCNGKQDSHELNYDYRNPFVVCGSTYVPIYRGQKDISCPYCGSRFVPATEGQLCTICELAVVGADASGLLCSPTQTR; encoded by the exons ATGCTGACCAAGTTCGAGACCAAGAGCAACAGGGTCAAGGGCCTGAGCTTCCACCCGCGGCGGCCATGGATCCTCGCCAGCCTCCACAGCGGGGTGATCCAGATGTGGGACTACCGCATGGGCACCCTCCTCGACCGCTTCGACGAGCACGACGGCCCCGTCCGCGGCGTGCACTTCCACGCCACCCAGCCCCTCTTCGTCTCCGGAG GTGACGATTACAAGATTAAGGTGTGGAATTACAAGACACACCGCTGCTTGTTTACGCTTACTGGGCATCTCGACTACATTCGTACTGTGCAGTTCCACCATGAGTACCCATGGATCGTAAGTGCCAGCGATGACCAGACAATCCGTATCTGGAACTGGCAGTCACGTACTTGTGTGGCTGTGCTCACTGGGCATAATCACTATGTCATGTGCGCGTCCTTCCACCCCAAGGAGGACCTGGTTGTGTCAGCATCGCTAGATCAGACTGTTCGTGTTTGGGATATTGGTGCCCTGAGGAAGAAGACGGTGTCACCTGCAGATGACATCATGCGTCTCACTCAGATGAACACTGATCTGTTTGGGGGCGTCGATGCGGTTGTGAAATATGTCTTGGAAGGCCATGACCGTGGTGTCAACTGGGCATCCTTCCATCCCACATTGCCACTCATTGTTTCTGGGGCAGATGACCGGCAAGTGAAGCTGTGGAGAATGAATG ATACCAAGGCTTGGGAAGTTGATACTTTGAGGGGGCACATGAATAATGTGTCCTGTGTGATGTTCCATGCGAAGCAAGACATCATTGTGTCCAACTCAGAGGACAAAAGCATTCGCATCTGGGATGCCACAAAGCGAACCGGCATTCAGACATTTAGGCGGGAACATGACCGTTTCTGGATCCTTGCTGCCCACCCTGAAATGAATCTTCTTGCTGCTGGTCATGACAGTGGCATGATTGTGTTTAAATTAGAGAGGGAACGCCCAGCTTTCAGCGTGAGTGCTGATACTgtgttctatgtgaaggacagatTCCTCCGGTTCTTTGAGTACTCCACCCAGAAGGAAGTTCAGGTGGCTCCAATAAGAAGACCAGGATCCGTCAGCTTGAACCAGTCACCCAGGACACTATCTTATAGTCCAACGGAAAATGCTGTGTTGATTTGCTCTGATGTGGACGGCGGCTCATATGATCTGTACATTGTTCCTAAGGATTCTGCTGGCAGGGCTGATTatttgcaagaggcaaagaagggAGCTGGTGGCTCGGCTGTTTTTGTGGCACGGAATAGGTTTGCTGTCCTTGAGAAGAGTAGCAATCAAGTTTTGGTGAAGAATCTTAAGAATGAAATTGTGAAGAAGAGTCCTCTTCCTATTGCGACTGATGCAATTTATTATGCTGGAACTGGTAGTTTGTTGTGCAAAGCTGAAGATCGTGTGACCATCTTTGATCTACAACAAAGGCTAGTTCTTGGTGAACTCCAGGCACCTGGTGTTAAATATGTAGTTTGGTCCGGTGACATGGAGTATGTTGCACTGCTGAGCAAGCATGCAGTAGTTATAGCTAGCAAGAAGCTTGTCCATCGCTCTACACTGCATGAAACCATTCGTGTGAAAAGTGGTGCCTGGGATGAGAACGGTGTTTTTATTTACTCTACTTTGAACCATATCAAATACTGTCTTCCCAATGGAGACAGTGGGATCATAAAGACTCTTGATGTCCCTGTTTACATAACAAGGGTTATTGGGAACAATATTTTCTGTCTTGATCGTGATGGAAAGAACAAGCTGATAACAGTCGATGCTTCTGAATACATTTTCAAGCTCGCCCTTCTCCGGAAACGTTATGACCATGTTATGAGTATGATTAAGAGCTCACAGCTCTGTGGGCAGGCAGTGATTTCATATTTGCAACAGAAAGGATTTCCAGAAGTTGCTCTCCACTTTGTGAAAGATGAGAAGACAAGATTTAATCTAGCTCTTGAAAGTGGTAACATCCAAATCGCAGTGGCTTCTGCAAAAGAGATTGATGACAAGGATCACTGGTACAGGTTGGGAATTGAGGCCTTGAGGCAGGGGAATGTTGGTATTGTGGAATATGCATACCAGCGGACGAAGAATTTTGAGAGGCTGACTTTTCTGTATCTTATTACTGGTTACATGGACAAGGTGGGCTTCATGTGCAAAATTGCTGGACAGAATAACAATTTGATGGGTCAGTTCCACAATGCATTATATCTTGGGGATGCTAGGAAGCGAGCTGAGATCCTGGAGAATGCTGGACAGCTTCCTCTAGCCTATGTTACTGCTGCCACTCATGGGCTCACTGAAATTGCTGAAAGGCTTGCTGCTGAGTTGGGTGAGAATGTTCCTTCTCTACCCGAGGGAAAAACTCGCTCACTTTTAATTCCGCCGGCACCTCTCATATCCAGCGTTGATTGGCCATTGCTCCGGGTGATGCGTGGCATATTTGAGGGTGGGCTGGATGCTACTGGGAGAGCAGAAGTAGAGGAAGACGATGAAGCTGCTGGTGCTGACTGGGGTGATGAGGACTTGGATATTGTGGATGCAAGTGATGCATTAGCAAATGGGGGTGATGGTTTTGATCCTGAGGAGGGTGAAGCGAATGAGGAGGATGGCGAGGAAGGTGGTTGGGATCTTGAAGATCTGGAATTGCCTGAATCAGAGACCCCCAAAGCTGCTGGAAATGCTCGCTCTACTGTGTTTGTTGCTCCTGCACCAGGAATGCCTGTCAGCCAAATTTGGACTCAGAAATCTTCCCTTGCCGGGGAGCATGCAGCAGCAGGAAACTTTGACACTGCAATGAGGTTGCTCAGCCGCCAGTTGGGCATCAAGAACTTTGCTCCCCTGAAGCCCTTGTTTCTTGATCTGCACATGGGCAGTCATTCATATCTTCGCGCACTTGCAACTGCTCCCGTTATATCAATTGCTGTTGAGAAAGGCTGGAGTGAGTCATCGAGTCCTAACGTGAGGGGCCCTCCTGCACTAATTTTCACCTTCTCACAAATGGAAGACAGACTCAAGGCAGCCTACAAAGCCACAACCGAGGGGAAGTTCCCAGAAGCGCTGAGACAATTCCTCAGCATCTTGCATACCATTCCCCTTATTGTCGTCGACTCACGGAGAGAAGTTGATGAAGTGAAGGAGTTGATCGAGATAGTGAGGGAGTATGTTCTTGGTCTAAGAATGGAACTCAAGAGGAAGGAACTGAAGGACAATGTCAACCGGCAACAGGAGCTGGCGGCCTACTTCACCAACTGCAAGCTCCAGAGGGTTCACATGAGACTCGTGCTCTCGAACGCCATGGCTCTATGCTACAAGCAGAAGAACTTCGCGACCGCCGAGCACTTTGCGAGGCTGCTCCTCGAGAACAGCCCCAACGAGGTCCAGGCGAAGAAGGCTCGGCAGGTGCAGCAGCAGTGCAACGGCAAGCAGGACAGCCATGAGCTCAACTACGACTACAGAAATCCGTTCGTCGTCTGTGGCTCGACGTATGTCCCCATCTACCGCGGCCAAAAGGACATCTCGTGCCCTTACTGCGGATCCCGGTTTGTTCCTGCCACGGAAGGGCAGCTTTGTACCATATGCGAGCTGGCGGTGGTCGGCGCGGACGCCTCGGGCCTCCTGTGCTCCCCTACACAGACGAGATGA
- the LOC123447451 gene encoding HMG-Y-related protein A-like — protein sequence MATSSGGQSSPRAASDLAVIPSYPEMIVEAIASLREPNGSSQAAIARRIEAAHGAGGDLPPSHPALVAAHLSRMSAAAELVAFAGGKYALPPPPSRSPAEEEDMEPEREEEEEEDDDDDSEDAPLPLPPPPPAKRGRGRPPKVRPPGYPGGPPATIGAPPSDGLAVAVATAPRRRGRPPKPRDPDAPPKIPRPRGRPRKNPLPDGMVPVPRPVSTTTKPRPQFAEVGFV from the exons atgGCCACCTCCAGCGGCGGCCAGTCGTCGCCCCGCGCGGCCTCCGACCTCGCCGTCATCCCCTCCTACCCCGAG ATGATCGTGGAGGCCATCGCGTCGCTCCGGGAGCCCAACGGCTCCAGCCAGGCCGCCATAGCGCGACGCATCGAGGCGGCCCACGGCGCCGGCGGCGACCTCCCGCCGTCCCACCCCGCGCTCGTCGCCGCGCACCTCTCCCGCATGTCcgccgccgccgagctcgtcgccttcGCCGGGGGCAAGTACGCGCTCCCCCCGCCGCCCTCGCGGTCCCCCGCCGAGGAGGAGGACATGGAgcccgagagggaggaggaggaagaggaagacgacgacgacgactccgAAGAcgcgccgctgccgctgccgcccccGCCTCCCGCCAAGCGCGGCCGCGGCCGGCCCCCCAAGGTGCGCCCGCCAGGCTACCCCggcgggcctcccgccaccatcgGCGCCCCTCCCAGCGACGGACTAGCAGTCGCCGTCGCCACCGCGCCGCGCCGTCGCGGCCGCCCGCCCAAGCCGCGGGACCCAGACGCGCCGCCCAAGATCCCGCGCCCGCGCGGCCGGCCGCGCAAGAACCCGCTCCCGGACGGCATGGTGCCGGTCCCGCGGCCCGTGTCCACCACGACCAAGCCGCGCCCGCAGTTCGCCGAGGTCGGCTTCGTGTGA